TGTCGGAGACGAGCCTCATGTTTCCCGTTCACCCGACGCTGGAAACGGACGATCTCCAGGACACCGTCATGGCGGTGGAGAAAGTGATGCGCCATGCCGTCAGGGCATAAACGTCAGGCCATTGCAATGAACGACAGGAACCCGGCACAATCCCCTGTTGCGGATAACGGAGCGAGGATAACCAGAGCGATACAGTGCACGGTACTGGTTCTTCTGGCGGTTTACGTTTTCATCAATCCGTTTCCGCGAAAGACGGCCATTGAGCTGATCACATTTTACTCGTCCACGCTTATGGTCGCCATCCTTTCGCTGACCGGCAGGATGAAGCTGAACTTCAGGACACCTCTGACGATTCCGCTGCTCCTGTTCGCCTTCTGGGGATTCCTGGGGCTTTTTTCCGCCTTGGACGTGAAGAACAGCATTCATGACTACTATGCCCACCTTCTCTGTTTTCTTGTCTTGTTCTTCCTGATCTTCAACGTATTCGACACAAAGGAGAAACTGATTCTCCTGCTCCGCCTGACCGTTGTCTCGGGCCTCCTCTTTTCTGCCGGCCTTCTCGTTTATTACTATGGCATCGCCCGCTATCCCCTGACGGAGCGGCTGGGCATGTACATTCCCTACCTGGAGTTCAATCCAGGGTTTCTGACTTATACAACCCTGTTCACGGTGTTCCTGTCTCTCGGATTCCTGAGGCTGAAAAGCGACGGTGCGTACCGGTACCTGTACCTGTTCGGTGTGATTGTCTCGGCGGCGGCGTCGGTTTTGAGCGGGGCGCGGGCGGCGTTTGTCGGTGCGCTCGCCCCGGCGTGGGTGTTCCTGCCCCGGTTGCGGAAGAACCTGCTTCCGCTGTTTGTCATCCTCATCGCGGGCGTGCTGATGTTTTCATTCGTTCCCAGCGTGAGGGACCGCATGTCCCTCAAGGCTCTGGCCGGCGAGTCCAGGGTCAAGATTGCCATGATCTCCATCGAGCTGCTCAAGGACTATCCCGTCTTCGGGATCGGCTACGGGATGCAGACATACGGAAACCGGCAGTATGTGGATTTGGCGAAATACAACGCAAGGTTGCCGGAGAAATACCGGCAGCATCATGAAGGCGGCATCTTCTGGGGCGCGACGCACAATTCCTACATGGACGTCGCCGTCCGTACCGGCCTGGTGGGGCTCGTCCTGTGGCTGTATGTTCTGGTTGCTGCGTTTCGAACGAGCATCGGGCTGATGATGAAAGGGGAGGACCGGGAAATCCGGCACCTGGGTGTCATCCTGACGGCGTCGCTGACGTGCATCACGGTCCTTGACCTGTTCATGGACTCGGCCTTCGGTCCGCAACTGACGATTCATTATGTCCTGTTTGGAATGATTGCCGTTCTGTGGCAATGTCAATCACGGGAAAGGGAACACTCCTGAAGACAGGACCAATCGACGTCGCTCAGCAAATTGTATTGTAATGTCAATATGTAAGGAAGTGGCAGGCACCGATCGCCCCGACCGGCAACATTTATGCGAAAACAACTCAAAAATCCCCGATTCTTTGTGAAGCTGGCAATCGACGGCGCCCTGTTCGTCGCGGCGCATATCATTGCCTACCTGTTCCGGTTTGAATTTTTCATCGATCAAACCAGGCTGGTGCATATCAAAATGGTGCTTCCCTGGCTGATCCCGTTGAAAATCATCGTATTTTACAGGCTGGGTCTCTATCACGGCATGTGGCGCTATACCAGCGTCCGCGATTTCTGGCTTCTTGCAACCGGAACGGCCATGACGACACTCGTCTCCATCGCGGTCGTTTTTCTTCTGTATCGGGACGAGAATTTTTCCCGGGCGGTTTTCCTGATGGACGGAGGGCTGACGTTTATGCTGGCGGGCCTGCACCGTCTCCTTGTCCGGTCCTATTACATGACTCAGGCTCGGGCGGGGAACGGCCGCGCAGACGGGGCCGCCGCTGCGAGGCCGCCCCGGAACGTCCTGATCGTGGGAGCAGGAGATGCGGGGGAGAAGATCCTGCGAGAGATCAACGAGAACGAGCAGATTCATTACCGGGTGTCCGGGTTCATCGACGACGACCCGCATAAGCAGGGGCGTTCCATCCACGGCGTCTCCATCCTGGGAACGGTGGCGACGATTCCGTCCCTGGTGATGCGCCATGACATCGAGGAAATCCTTATCGCCACGCCGTCAGCCACAGGGGAGCAGATGCGGCGGATCGTGGACGTCTGCAAGGAGTGCAACGTTACGTACAAAACCCTTCCGGGTATCGGGGAGATCATCGACGGCCGAGTCAGTGTCAAGATCCTGCGGGACGTGAGCTACGAGGACCTGCTGGGCCGGCCCCCGGTCCACCTGGACGTGACGGGTATCCGGAATTACCTGGCCGGCCGGACGATCCTCGTTACCGGATGCGGCGGGTCGATCGGCTCCGAGCTCTGCCGCCAGCTGGTCCGGTTCGAGCCGGGACTGATCGTGCTTCTGGACGCTTCGGAGGCAAACCTTTTCCAGATTCAGATGGAGATGGAGAACGAGCTGACCTTCCGGCGGTATGAGCCTGTTCTGGGACAGGTGCAGGACGAGGCCCTCTTGCGCTCCGTCCTGGAAACGTACCGTCCTCATGTGGTCTTTCACGCCGCCGCCTACAAGCACGTTCCCATGCTGGAGTTGAACCCGTGGGAGGCCGTCTTCAACAACATCCAGGGAAGCAGGACGGCAATGGAGACGGCCGTCTCCTTCGGTGTGGAACGGTTCGTCCTGGTCTCCACCGACAAGGCCGTCCGGCCCACCAACGTCATGGGGGCCAGCAAGCGGGTCACGGAACTGATTCTCCAGGCTCACCAGGGAACGGACACCCGGTTCCTCTCCGTCCGTTTCGGCAACGTGGTCGGTTCCTCCGGATCGGTCATTCCGCTGTTCCGGCGCCAGATCGAGCACGGCGGGCCCGTTACGGTGACCCATCCCGACGTGACGCGCTTCTTCATGACGATTCCCGAGGCAGCCCAGTTGATCATCCAGGCCGGCGCCATGGGGGAGGGCGGGGAAATCTATATTCTGAAAATGGGAACGCCCGTACGGATCATCGACATGGCCCGGGACCTGATCCGCCTGTCGGGAAAGGAGCCGGACCGGGACGTCCAAATCGTTTTCACGGGGCTCAGGGATGGCGAAAAACTGCACGAGGAACTGATCACCGAGGGAGAAGGGATCGTTCCCACGGGCCACGACAAGATCCTGGTCCTCCGGCCCGATCCGGACCCGGAGCGGGAAACGGATCCGGAGGCATTCCGCCGGAGGCTCTATGGCGAGATCGAGCAGCTCTGCGAAGCCGCTTCGCGGCACGACGCTCCGGAGATCCGGCGTCTTCTGCACGGCATCGTTCCCGAATACGCCCCCCAGGATTCAAGGAGCGTTCTTTGAGGGACTGTTTTTCCGCCACCGTCATCGGCGCCGGGGTTGTGGGTCTCGCCGTGGCGGAGCGGCTGTCCCGGGAGTACCGGGACGTCCTGCTCCTGGAGAGGCATGAATCCTGCGGCCGGGAAACCAGCAGCCGGAACAGCGAGGTCATCCATGCCGGCATTTACTACCCGGCGGGTTTTGTGAAGGCGGCCCTCTGCCGGGAAGGAAACCGCCTGCTTTACGAGGCCTGTACGGAGTGGCGGGTGCCGCACCGGCGGGTGGGCAAGATGATCGTTGCCGGCGGTGACGAGGACGGCGAGGAACTCCACCGGCTTCGCGACCAGGCGGAGAGAAACGGCGTCATGAA
The sequence above is drawn from the Syntrophaceae bacterium genome and encodes:
- a CDS encoding O-antigen ligase family protein encodes the protein MNDRNPAQSPVADNGARITRAIQCTVLVLLAVYVFINPFPRKTAIELITFYSSTLMVAILSLTGRMKLNFRTPLTIPLLLFAFWGFLGLFSALDVKNSIHDYYAHLLCFLVLFFLIFNVFDTKEKLILLLRLTVVSGLLFSAGLLVYYYGIARYPLTERLGMYIPYLEFNPGFLTYTTLFTVFLSLGFLRLKSDGAYRYLYLFGVIVSAAASVLSGARAAFVGALAPAWVFLPRLRKNLLPLFVILIAGVLMFSFVPSVRDRMSLKALAGESRVKIAMISIELLKDYPVFGIGYGMQTYGNRQYVDLAKYNARLPEKYRQHHEGGIFWGATHNSYMDVAVRTGLVGLVLWLYVLVAAFRTSIGLMMKGEDREIRHLGVILTASLTCITVLDLFMDSAFGPQLTIHYVLFGMIAVLWQCQSREREHS
- a CDS encoding polysaccharide biosynthesis protein, yielding MRKQLKNPRFFVKLAIDGALFVAAHIIAYLFRFEFFIDQTRLVHIKMVLPWLIPLKIIVFYRLGLYHGMWRYTSVRDFWLLATGTAMTTLVSIAVVFLLYRDENFSRAVFLMDGGLTFMLAGLHRLLVRSYYMTQARAGNGRADGAAAARPPRNVLIVGAGDAGEKILREINENEQIHYRVSGFIDDDPHKQGRSIHGVSILGTVATIPSLVMRHDIEEILIATPSATGEQMRRIVDVCKECNVTYKTLPGIGEIIDGRVSVKILRDVSYEDLLGRPPVHLDVTGIRNYLAGRTILVTGCGGSIGSELCRQLVRFEPGLIVLLDASEANLFQIQMEMENELTFRRYEPVLGQVQDEALLRSVLETYRPHVVFHAAAYKHVPMLELNPWEAVFNNIQGSRTAMETAVSFGVERFVLVSTDKAVRPTNVMGASKRVTELILQAHQGTDTRFLSVRFGNVVGSSGSVIPLFRRQIEHGGPVTVTHPDVTRFFMTIPEAAQLIIQAGAMGEGGEIYILKMGTPVRIIDMARDLIRLSGKEPDRDVQIVFTGLRDGEKLHEELITEGEGIVPTGHDKILVLRPDPDPERETDPEAFRRRLYGEIEQLCEAASRHDAPEIRRLLHGIVPEYAPQDSRSVL